In the Candidatus Poribacteria bacterium genome, one interval contains:
- a CDS encoding Gfo/Idh/MocA family oxidoreductase: protein MVSTASRVRVAFYGCGNFANRTRIPNLLETKSVDIVAACDSNLQTAQETATHFKIPSVYQDAHEMLDTEKIDVLYSIVPAYVRTDVEATAAQKGIHIFSEKPQALTMQVAHRINTAIQQAGVISTVGFRERYRPIFQEARQYLTDKSIVHVRFQSFGGLPPSTSGGPKTWWEEMDKSGGRALDWGVHATDYTRFMTGLNVAKVQAFYCEHPAYANPLSTSFNYCFENGATMTLSFVSSGPSPKDEPWFVIFYEGGCLEIYGYDRIVVNGEVLYQAEEFDPWLEQDKTFIRAVQSGDVSLLQSDYYDGLFSLAPILAGWESSRRGGECIDLVSFMDDV from the coding sequence ATGGTGTCTACAGCATCACGCGTTCGCGTCGCTTTCTATGGATGTGGGAATTTCGCGAACCGAACCCGAATTCCGAACCTATTGGAAACAAAGTCGGTTGACATCGTCGCGGCGTGCGATAGCAACTTACAGACAGCGCAAGAAACGGCGACACATTTCAAGATTCCGAGCGTCTATCAAGATGCACACGAAATGCTTGACACCGAAAAAATTGACGTGTTATACTCTATCGTGCCAGCGTATGTACGAACCGATGTTGAAGCAACCGCTGCACAGAAAGGTATCCATATCTTCAGTGAAAAGCCGCAAGCACTCACGATGCAGGTGGCACACCGAATCAACACTGCCATTCAGCAAGCAGGCGTTATCAGCACCGTTGGGTTTCGTGAACGGTATCGTCCGATCTTTCAAGAAGCGCGCCAGTATTTGACTGATAAGTCCATCGTGCATGTCCGATTTCAGAGTTTTGGAGGCTTACCCCCTTCAACAAGTGGTGGCCCCAAAACGTGGTGGGAAGAGATGGATAAATCTGGCGGTCGCGCCCTTGATTGGGGGGTTCACGCAACAGATTACACCCGTTTCATGACAGGTTTGAACGTTGCGAAAGTCCAAGCGTTCTATTGTGAGCACCCAGCTTATGCAAATCCGCTTTCTACCAGTTTCAATTACTGCTTTGAGAACGGCGCGACGATGACACTCAGTTTTGTCTCGTCCGGTCCAAGCCCGAAGGATGAGCCTTGGTTTGTCATTTTCTATGAAGGCGGGTGCCTTGAGATTTATGGGTACGATAGGATTGTGGTGAATGGCGAGGTGCTTTATCAGGCAGAGGAATTCGATCCGTGGTTGGAGCAGGATAAAACCTTTATCCGTGCCGTTCAGTCTGGGGACGTAAGCCTTTTACAAAGCGATTATTATGATGGGCTTTTCTCTTTAGCCCCTATCTTGGCAGGATGGGAGTCTTCTCGCCGCGGCGGAGAGTGCATTGATCTCGTGTCGTTCATGGACGATGTATAA
- a CDS encoding alanine--glyoxylate aminotransferase family protein, with amino-acid sequence MKKKWLFTPGPTPIPPEASLAMAQPIDYHRSEDTVALIKDVLEKLKHVFQTENDVLFLTSSGTGSMEGAIVNLLSRGDKVVVIRSGKFGERWADLCTAFGVEVIPIDVKYGNSVDSQVVERFLTEHPDVKAVYATLCETSTGALHDIEALAGLTRVRPTLLVVDAVSALGADDLQMDNWGVDVVVSCSQKGLMTPPGLAFAALNQRAWDAVERSDLPKYYFDFRKAYESGLEGSVPYTPAVTLLTALQCALDCICAEGIRNTIARHTRLAAATRSAVKALGLPLFAVSPANTLTSIRLPAEIDGKAFVNLMRDAYGITYAGGQSQLSGKIVRIAHLGWMNENDVIVAISAFERGLAEIGYDIRLGAGVTAAQEVFVS; translated from the coding sequence ATGAAAAAGAAATGGCTTTTTACACCCGGTCCCACGCCGATTCCGCCTGAAGCGTCATTGGCGATGGCGCAACCGATAGACTACCACCGCAGCGAAGATACTGTTGCATTAATTAAAGACGTTCTTGAAAAACTCAAACACGTCTTCCAAACCGAGAACGATGTCCTCTTTTTAACATCATCTGGGACGGGTAGTATGGAAGGCGCGATTGTGAATCTACTGTCTCGTGGGGACAAGGTAGTTGTAATTCGGAGTGGCAAATTCGGGGAGCGATGGGCAGATCTCTGCACTGCTTTCGGCGTTGAAGTTATACCGATTGACGTAAAGTATGGAAATTCTGTTGACTCACAAGTAGTGGAAAGGTTTTTGACTGAGCATCCTGATGTAAAAGCGGTTTACGCAACGCTCTGTGAGACTTCGACAGGGGCTTTACACGACATTGAAGCATTGGCAGGTCTGACACGCGTTCGTCCGACGCTCCTCGTTGTTGATGCCGTTAGTGCCCTCGGCGCAGATGATTTACAGATGGACAATTGGGGTGTGGACGTTGTCGTGTCCTGCTCTCAGAAAGGGTTGATGACACCGCCGGGCTTGGCGTTCGCTGCACTCAATCAGCGCGCATGGGACGCAGTTGAACGTTCTGACCTTCCAAAGTATTACTTTGACTTCCGCAAGGCATACGAAAGCGGGTTGGAGGGTTCTGTCCCCTACACACCCGCAGTAACACTGCTTACAGCACTTCAATGTGCCTTGGATTGCATCTGTGCAGAGGGTATCCGCAATACAATCGCGCGTCACACCCGTTTGGCAGCCGCAACCCGAAGTGCAGTTAAGGCATTAGGACTCCCCCTCTTTGCGGTATCACCGGCGAATACCTTAACCTCAATCCGCCTCCCCGCAGAAATTGATGGAAAAGCGTTTGTTAATCTGATGCGCGATGCTTATGGCATTACTTATGCCGGGGGTCAGAGTCAGTTAAGTGGAAAGATCGTCCGGATTGCGCATCTCGGTTGGATGAATGAGAATGACGTTATTGTCGCTATTTCTGCGTTTGAGCGAGGCTTAGCAGAAATTGGTTACGACATCCGCCTTGGTGCGGGTGTCACAGCTGCCCAGGAAGTTTTCGTTTCGTAG
- the purH gene encoding bifunctional phosphoribosylaminoimidazolecarboxamide formyltransferase/IMP cyclohydrolase, with protein MKKIERALISVYDKTNLLEIATALAQRGVEILSTGGTAQHLRDAGIDILDVSDYTGFPEMLDGRVKTLHPKIHGGLLAEWDRAEHSAQTEAQGITPIDMVICNLYPFEATVAKPDVTLPEAIENIDIGGPTMIRAAAKNYRHVAVLTAASQYRQVIADLDANDGCLSEERRFELAKTAFAHTAQYDTSIAAYLINNDSPLIRGVRGVDRSEDSEPDEFTDDLTLCFKKERTLRYGENPHQRAAFYKTETTPGACAAWAKQVSGQPLSFNNLLDLEAALEIVKDFENPTCAIIKHNNPCGLATAGTLQDAFTNALECDRTSAFGSIVGLNRKVTIQTANIIREAANTGVKIDAIIAPSYTEKALRALSRVKRRPILEAGSLSGAEPVLQIRNITGGVLVQDPDIHDLLADDLEVVTSRAPTEAEIESLLFAWKACKHVKSNCILLAQGTQSVGIGAGQMSRVDAAIIAIRKAGEKAKGAVLASDAYFPFPDGVEIAGEAGISAIIQPGGSVNDPPVIETADAYGMAMVLTGVRHFRH; from the coding sequence ATGAAAAAGATAGAACGCGCTTTGATCAGCGTCTACGACAAAACGAACCTTTTGGAAATAGCAACTGCACTTGCCCAACGTGGTGTAGAAATCCTCTCCACCGGTGGGACGGCTCAGCACCTCAGAGATGCCGGGATTGACATCCTTGATGTTTCCGATTACACCGGCTTTCCTGAAATGCTGGATGGTCGAGTCAAAACGCTCCATCCGAAAATTCATGGAGGACTCCTCGCTGAATGGGATAGGGCGGAACACAGTGCCCAAACGGAAGCGCAGGGTATCACCCCGATTGATATGGTAATCTGCAATCTATATCCGTTTGAGGCAACCGTCGCTAAACCTGATGTGACACTCCCCGAAGCGATTGAGAACATTGACATCGGCGGTCCAACGATGATTCGTGCTGCGGCGAAGAATTATCGGCATGTTGCTGTCCTCACAGCTGCGAGCCAATACCGACAAGTTATCGCTGATCTTGATGCGAATGACGGTTGCCTTTCCGAGGAAAGACGATTTGAACTGGCAAAAACAGCCTTTGCGCACACCGCACAGTATGACACCTCAATTGCCGCCTATCTCATCAATAATGATTCCCCCCTGATAAGGGGGGTTAGGGGGGTTGATAGATCAGAGGACTCCGAACCGGACGAATTCACCGATGACCTAACGCTCTGTTTCAAGAAGGAGCGCACACTCCGCTATGGCGAAAACCCGCATCAACGTGCCGCTTTCTATAAAACTGAAACCACCCCTGGCGCATGCGCAGCGTGGGCGAAACAAGTGAGCGGACAACCTCTTTCCTTTAATAATCTTCTTGATTTAGAAGCCGCCTTAGAGATCGTCAAAGACTTTGAGAACCCCACATGTGCTATCATAAAGCATAACAACCCGTGCGGACTCGCGACAGCTGGTACCCTACAAGATGCCTTCACAAACGCATTGGAATGTGACCGGACCTCTGCTTTCGGTTCGATTGTGGGTTTAAATCGGAAAGTGACAATCCAGACCGCAAATATAATCCGAGAAGCCGCGAACACAGGCGTGAAAATTGATGCGATTATCGCACCGAGTTATACCGAAAAGGCACTCCGTGCATTGTCTCGTGTCAAGCGGAGACCTATTCTTGAAGCTGGATCGCTTTCGGGGGCGGAACCTGTGTTACAAATTCGTAATATTACCGGCGGGGTGCTGGTTCAAGACCCGGATATTCATGACTTACTTGCTGATGATTTAGAGGTGGTAACTTCCCGCGCACCAACGGAAGCGGAGATAGAATCCCTACTTTTCGCGTGGAAAGCGTGTAAGCACGTCAAGTCCAACTGTATCCTATTGGCACAAGGCACGCAAAGTGTTGGTATCGGTGCAGGACAGATGAGCCGGGTGGATGCCGCTATTATCGCCATCCGAAAGGCAGGGGAAAAAGCGAAGGGGGCAGTGTTAGCCTCGGATGCCTACTTCCCATTTCCTGATGGTGTCGAAATTGCCGGTGAGGCGGGCATAAGTGCTATTATTCAGCCGGGTGGTTCTGTCAACGATCCGCCTGTGATTGAGACCGCGGACGCTTACGGTATGGCAATGGTCCTGACAGGGGTCCGCCATTTCCGGCATTAG
- a CDS encoding type II toxin-antitoxin system HicB family antitoxin: MKTYTFEVVIEEDEWIDERIKDPVWRAYIPTLVHQGASSWGYTQKEALKNLQDAVDLLIESLLEHGEEHLLESIVQHEKEIASKPYSHIRVSDVPLIAVTI; encoded by the coding sequence GTGAAAACGTATACATTTGAGGTTGTCATAGAAGAGGACGAGTGGATCGATGAGCGAATTAAGGATCCTGTTTGGCGAGCATATATTCCCACATTGGTGCATCAAGGTGCTTCAAGTTGGGGATATACGCAAAAAGAGGCTTTAAAGAATTTGCAAGACGCTGTTGATTTACTTATTGAATCGCTTTTAGAACATGGCGAGGAGCATCTTTTGGAGTCAATAGTCCAGCATGAAAAAGAAATTGCTTCTAAACCCTATTCACACATTCGGGTCAGCGATGTGCCTTTAATTGCTGTAACAATCTAA
- a CDS encoding type II toxin-antitoxin system HicA family toxin, whose amino-acid sequence MAINYSRLRSLRARKLIRALKKDGFYEERSKGALRLFKHPDRRRTTIHLHNMGQTFAVGTLKAIIEKQAEWTETDLERLGLL is encoded by the coding sequence ATGGCGATCAATTACAGTCGTTTACGCTCACTCAGAGCACGAAAATTGATACGCGCTTTGAAAAAAGACGGGTTTTATGAAGAAAGAAGCAAAGGAGCTCTCCGTCTATTTAAGCATCCAGATAGGCGAAGAACAACTATCCATCTCCACAACATGGGTCAAACCTTTGCCGTTGGTACGCTCAAAGCTATCATTGAGAAGCAAGCAGAGTGGACGGAGACGGACCTTGAACGTCTTGGGCTGCTTTAG
- a CDS encoding iron-containing alcohol dehydrogenase, translating into MPTTLTLPPTIITGAGASENVGEQAKQLGATNALIVTDPGIAKIGYADKIAQNLQSAGISSTCFSDVTPDPTLQNVRDGLKQYSDEACDVIVSIGGGSAIDCGKGIAMILTNDGPSGVACKPELAMEKFADYMGVDKIPNPGAPLIAIPTTGGTGSEVSKVTVITDTERNVKMMLSSPCLLAHVALVDPLLSLTTPPYLTAAVGVDALTHAIEAYISKRAQPITDALALKAIEMISGSLRQAWADGENIPARTDMMIGASIAGMAFSNSSVALVHGMSRPIGAYFHIHHGLSNSVLLRDVMEFSVVGAPARFADIAWAMGEPIDGLSPMEQADAAISAVERLVTDIQMPRLGEIGIDMEKFEEVIEQMAADAIASGSPANNPRQATVEEIVALYRKCFAARCV; encoded by the coding sequence TTGCCTACAACACTAACACTCCCACCGACGATAATTACAGGCGCAGGGGCATCCGAGAATGTCGGCGAACAGGCGAAGCAACTCGGTGCAACGAACGCACTCATCGTGACCGATCCGGGAATCGCTAAAATCGGATATGCCGATAAGATTGCGCAAAATTTACAAAGTGCTGGAATCAGTAGCACTTGTTTTTCCGATGTAACACCAGATCCAACTTTACAGAACGTGCGGGACGGCTTAAAGCAATACAGTGATGAAGCCTGTGATGTCATTGTGAGCATCGGCGGCGGTAGCGCAATTGACTGTGGAAAAGGCATCGCCATGATACTAACCAATGATGGCCCTTCTGGCGTAGCTTGCAAGCCAGAACTTGCTATGGAAAAATTCGCCGATTATATGGGTGTAGATAAAATCCCGAATCCGGGTGCACCCTTGATTGCGATACCAACGACAGGCGGGACAGGCAGTGAGGTCTCCAAGGTTACTGTCATTACCGATACTGAACGAAATGTCAAAATGATGCTCAGTAGCCCTTGTCTGCTGGCGCATGTCGCTTTGGTGGATCCGTTGCTGTCTCTCACGACCCCACCGTACCTAACAGCAGCGGTCGGTGTTGATGCATTGACGCACGCCATAGAGGCCTACATCTCCAAACGCGCCCAACCGATAACCGACGCGCTCGCGTTGAAGGCAATCGAGATGATTTCGGGTTCACTTCGACAGGCATGGGCGGATGGCGAAAACATCCCTGCCCGCACGGATATGATGATCGGTGCGTCCATCGCAGGCATGGCTTTCAGCAATTCGTCTGTCGCTTTAGTCCATGGGATGTCCCGTCCAATCGGTGCCTATTTCCACATCCATCATGGACTCTCAAACTCGGTGCTGTTACGCGATGTGATGGAATTTAGCGTTGTCGGTGCCCCCGCGCGTTTCGCTGATATTGCATGGGCGATGGGTGAACCGATTGATGGATTGTCCCCAATGGAGCAAGCGGACGCAGCGATTTCCGCCGTAGAACGGCTTGTCACCGATATTCAGATGCCGCGGCTCGGCGAAATCGGTATTGATATGGAAAAATTTGAAGAGGTTATCGAACAGATGGCAGCGGATGCCATTGCGAGCGGGAGTCCGGCGAATAACCCGCGGCAGGCTACGGTTGAAGAGATAGTTGCGCTATATCGGAAATGCTTCGCCGCCCGTTGCGTCTAA
- a CDS encoding NAD(P)-dependent oxidoreductase yields the protein MDRLKIVVPGDLPPQIQGSPHLERLKPYGDVVLYTDRPETSEEKIHRAEDADILINSRGIVKWPAEILRQLPKLKLISLCSIGIDMIALDEAKQQGITVCNQPGRTAPVVAEHGFGLMFALAKRAAFLTASMKAGGWPRMDNVYLQGKTLGIVGTGHIGAEMARLGRAIGMDVIAWTYNPSEARAEALGVRFVSLDELLQTSDVVSLHVRLTEESHHLIGIRELGLMKQEALLINVARGGVIDTDALISVLNSGHLSGAAIDVYDEEPLPANHPLLECEQVILTPHCADMTPEGVELLNEGAVDNIIAFLEGTPQNVVV from the coding sequence GTGGACCGTCTCAAGATTGTTGTACCCGGTGATTTACCACCGCAAATCCAAGGCTCGCCGCATCTGGAACGCCTGAAACCTTATGGCGATGTTGTTCTCTACACTGACCGACCCGAAACCTCTGAAGAGAAAATTCACCGTGCCGAAGATGCGGATATCCTCATCAATTCACGCGGAATCGTCAAATGGCCCGCGGAAATCTTGCGTCAACTTCCCAAACTCAAGTTAATCTCGCTCTGCTCCATCGGTATTGATATGATTGCCCTTGACGAGGCAAAGCAGCAGGGAATTACCGTTTGCAATCAACCCGGACGTACCGCCCCTGTTGTAGCGGAACACGGGTTTGGACTGATGTTTGCACTTGCCAAACGAGCAGCGTTCCTTACTGCGTCTATGAAGGCAGGTGGATGGCCCCGTATGGATAACGTTTACCTTCAAGGGAAAACCTTGGGGATTGTTGGCACTGGGCACATCGGTGCTGAGATGGCACGCCTCGGACGTGCGATTGGGATGGATGTGATCGCATGGACGTATAACCCTTCAGAAGCACGCGCAGAGGCGTTGGGAGTTCGGTTTGTTTCTTTGGATGAACTGCTCCAGACTTCCGATGTCGTCAGTTTGCATGTTAGACTGACAGAGGAGAGTCACCACCTTATCGGTATACGTGAACTCGGTTTGATGAAACAGGAAGCACTCTTAATCAACGTCGCACGCGGCGGTGTGATTGATACAGATGCATTGATCTCTGTTTTAAACAGTGGGCATCTCAGTGGTGCTGCGATTGATGTCTATGACGAAGAACCACTCCCTGCGAACCATCCGCTTTTGGAGTGTGAGCAGGTGATCTTAACACCGCATTGTGCCGATATGACACCAGAGGGTGTTGAACTCCTTAACGAAGGTGCAGTGGACAATATCATCGCCTTTCTGGAAGGTACGCCGCAAAATGTGGTTGTTTGA